The nucleotide sequence CCGTATCACTGCTGGCGGTGGACAAATGTGCCGTCTATGCCGTCAAATATGCAGAGGTCCCGCAGATCAAGGTCGTTACGATCAACGGTTCGTCCACCTGCGAAACGGGGACCGTAGTCATCAAGATCTACGACGGGAAAGGGCAGTACCTCCAGACGATCACCGCACCGATCGAAGACAGCGCCTTTTCGACGCAGTTCGAAGGCACGACGGCAAACGGTCTGCGCTTCAAACACTCCGTCATGGACAGCAACGGGACGGTCCTGGACCGCTATTGAGACGTCCAGAGGGAACGGGTTTTGTTCCCCATGATCCACTGTTTCGTTATACCCGAAATGAACTTTTCGAGGTAAAAAGTTTCACGAAGCAGTCCTGGGGTGTCATCATCAGCGACACCAATCCTTCGTCTTTGTCCCTCCGTCATACGGAACGGCCAGGCCGCTCGTAATGAGGCTCTGCCCGATACTCTTCCCATCCGCATAAACATCCGCCACGACGCGGAAATATTTGCCGCGTTTCATGTTGCGGAGTTCAACCACTTTTGCGTTGTGGAGCAGGGCGATCGTATGCTGCTTGGCTTTGCGGGCCATCAGCTTCTCGGCCTGGCACTTCCCTTTCATCTCCGGGGTGTCGATACCGTTGATCCGGATGCCGATGCGTTCGCCGATCAGCTGGGGCCATGCATTGACTGTGGCACGGAAGGTGTCCCCGTCATAAACGCTCGTAACCTCGTCGACTCTCATGGAACCGAAGTTTTTGGTGTTGATCGAAGCCGCGGTAAGGGTGTGGCATGCAAGTAAAATAGTCAGATAGAGTTTCAAGTAGGTTCGTGCTTTATGTCCCAACGTTGGGAGA is from Sulfurimonas sp. HSL-1656 and encodes:
- a CDS encoding thermonuclease family protein — translated: MKLYLTILLACHTLTAASINTKNFGSMRVDEVTSVYDGDTFRATVNAWPQLIGERIGIRINGIDTPEMKGKCQAEKLMARKAKQHTIALLHNAKVVELRNMKRGKYFRVVADVYADGKSIGQSLITSGLAVPYDGGTKTKDWCR